In Massilistercora timonensis, the following are encoded in one genomic region:
- the ilvA gene encoding threonine ammonia-lyase, with protein sequence MLTLEKFEQASEIVKDVTLPTKLVYSEYLSQQSGGRIYLKPENMQKTGAYKVRGAYYKISTMSEEERAKGLVTASAGNHAQGVAFAAQKFGCKATIVMPTVTPLIKVNRTKNYGAEVVLHGDVYDDSCAYALKLAEETGATFVHPFDDLDIATGQGTIAMEIVQELPTVDYILAPIGGGGLVTGISTLAKMLNPKIQVIGVEPAAAASMTAAFQAGEPVALDSADTIADGTAVKKVGEKIFPYAKENIDRILTVQDDELIGAFLDMVENHKMIVENSGLLTVAALKQLDLKGKKAVAVLSGGNMDIITMSSVVQHGLIQRDRIFSVSVLLPDKPGELVRTAKTVADAQGNVIKLEHNQFVSTNRNAAVELRLTIEAFGTEHKHEIMQALEDEGLRPREIGAKLY encoded by the coding sequence ATGTTGACACTGGAGAAATTTGAACAGGCAAGCGAGATCGTGAAGGATGTGACCCTTCCCACTAAGCTGGTCTACAGTGAATATCTGAGCCAGCAGAGCGGCGGGCGGATTTATCTGAAGCCGGAGAACATGCAGAAGACCGGCGCGTATAAAGTGCGGGGCGCCTACTATAAGATAAGTACCATGTCAGAGGAAGAAAGGGCCAAAGGGCTGGTGACGGCTTCCGCCGGGAACCATGCCCAGGGCGTGGCATTTGCGGCCCAGAAGTTCGGGTGTAAGGCAACCATCGTTATGCCGACGGTCACCCCCCTTATCAAAGTCAACCGGACCAAGAATTACGGAGCGGAAGTGGTGCTCCACGGGGATGTCTATGATGATTCCTGCGCTTATGCGCTGAAGCTTGCGGAGGAGACCGGTGCCACATTTGTTCATCCCTTTGATGATCTGGATATTGCCACCGGCCAGGGAACCATCGCCATGGAGATCGTACAGGAGCTTCCCACTGTGGATTATATCCTGGCGCCCATCGGTGGAGGCGGACTGGTGACAGGGATCTCTACTCTGGCGAAGATGTTGAATCCCAAGATCCAGGTGATCGGCGTGGAGCCGGCTGCTGCTGCCAGTATGACCGCGGCCTTCCAGGCAGGAGAGCCGGTAGCTCTGGACAGCGCAGATACCATCGCCGACGGTACTGCGGTAAAGAAGGTGGGAGAGAAGATCTTCCCGTATGCGAAGGAAAATATCGACCGGATCCTGACAGTGCAGGACGACGAACTGATCGGCGCATTTCTGGATATGGTAGAAAACCACAAGATGATCGTGGAAAATTCCGGTCTTCTGACGGTGGCTGCGCTGAAGCAGCTGGACCTGAAGGGCAAAAAGGCAGTAGCAGTCTTAAGCGGTGGAAATATGGATATCATCACCATGTCCTCCGTGGTACAGCATGGCCTGATCCAGCGCGACCGGATCTTCTCTGTGTCCGTGCTGCTGCCGGATAAGCCAGGCGAGCTGGTGCGCACAGCCAAGACCGTGGCGGATGCCCAGGGCAACGTTATCAAGCTGGAGCACAACCAGTTTGTCAGCACAAACCGGAATGCGGCGGTAGAGCTGAGGCTTACCATCGAGGCCTTCGGAACCGAGCATAAGCACGAAATCATGCAGGCGCTGGAAGATGAAGGCTTGCGGCCGAGAGAGATCGGAGCAAAATTGTATTAA
- the ftsY gene encoding signal recognition particle-docking protein FtsY, producing MAEEKKGFFQRLADGLSKTRDNIVSGMDSIFNGFSHIDEDFYEELEEVLIMGDLGVQATENILDDLREKVKEQHIKEPADCRELLIESIREQMDVGETAYQFETQTSAVMVIGVNGVGKTTTLGKLAGKLKAQGKKVVLAAADTFRAAAGEQLKEWAGRAQAELIGGQEGADPASVVYDAVAAAKARHADVLLIDTAGRLHNKKNLMEELKKMNRIIDREYPEAFRETLVVLDATTGQNALQQAREFSEVADITGIILTKMDGTAKGGIAVAIQAELGIPVKYIGVGETIDDLQKFDADAFVNALFSVGTESE from the coding sequence ATGGCAGAGGAAAAGAAAGGATTTTTCCAAAGACTGGCAGATGGACTCAGCAAGACCAGAGATAACATCGTATCCGGCATGGACAGCATTTTCAATGGATTTTCCCATATTGACGAAGACTTCTACGAGGAGCTGGAAGAAGTCCTGATTATGGGGGATCTTGGGGTGCAGGCCACGGAGAATATCCTGGATGATCTGAGAGAAAAGGTAAAAGAACAGCATATCAAGGAGCCTGCTGATTGCCGGGAGCTTCTCATCGAGAGTATCCGGGAGCAGATGGATGTGGGAGAGACGGCGTATCAGTTTGAGACCCAGACCTCCGCGGTCATGGTGATCGGCGTCAACGGCGTGGGCAAGACTACCACCCTTGGCAAGCTGGCCGGGAAACTGAAGGCCCAGGGCAAGAAGGTGGTTCTGGCGGCGGCGGATACCTTCCGGGCCGCGGCGGGAGAGCAGCTGAAGGAATGGGCCGGAAGAGCGCAGGCAGAACTGATCGGCGGCCAGGAGGGAGCGGATCCCGCTTCGGTGGTCTATGATGCGGTGGCGGCGGCCAAAGCCCGCCATGCGGATGTGCTTCTCATTGACACTGCCGGACGGCTTCACAATAAGAAGAACCTGATGGAAGAACTGAAGAAAATGAACCGGATCATTGACCGGGAGTACCCGGAAGCATTTCGCGAAACGTTAGTAGTACTGGATGCAACTACTGGCCAGAACGCCCTTCAGCAGGCCAGGGAATTCAGTGAAGTGGCGGATATCACCGGTATTATCCTTACCAAGATGGACGGGACGGCCAAGGGAGGGATCGCAGTGGCGATCCAGGCGGAACTTGGGATCCCGGTAAAATATATCGGCGTTGGAGAGACCATTGACGACCTGCAGAAATTTGATGCGGATGCCTTTGTGAACGCATTGTTTTCTGTGGGGACAGAGAGTGAGTAA